In Luteipulveratus mongoliensis, the DNA window ACGGCGTGTGACCGGTCAGCGCGGCTGCCTGCACCGCGCTCATCTCGTGGTGCGGGAAGATCAGGTCGCTCCCGCCGCCCTGCACGTCGAACCCGTCACCGAGCAGGTTGAGCGCCAGCGTCGTGCACTCGATGTGCCAGCCCGGGCGGCCCGGCCCGGCCGCGCCGCCGTCCCAGGACGGCTCCCCCGGTCGCACTCCGTGCCACAGCAGGGGGTCGAGCTGGTCGTGCTTGCCGACGCGGTCCGGGTCGCCTCCACGATCGGCGAAGACGTCCATCATCTGCTCACGAGACCAGTGCGACACCTCACCGAAGGACGGCTGCTGCGCCAGGTCTAGGTAGATGTCCTGGACACCCTCCTGCCCGGCCTCCGACGGGTCCACCGCCAGGGCGTACGCCGCGCCTGAGCTGAGCAGGCGCGTCACCGTCTCGACGTGCTGAGGCATGGTCTCCACGACCCCGACGTAGTGGTCCGGCGCGAGCACTCGCAGCGCGGTCATGTCGTCGTGGAACAGCTGGATCTCCGAGGTCGCCAGGTCCTGCCACGCAACGCCGTCACGCTCGGCGCGCTCCAGGAGCGGGTCATCGATGTCCGTGGTGTTCTGCACGTAGTGGACGTCGTGGCCCGCCGCCCGCAGGGCGCGGTTGACCAGGTCGAAGGTGACGTAGGTGGCCGCGTGGCCCAGGTGCGTGGCGTCGTACGGGGTGATGCCACAGACGTACATCCGCGCAGTGCCCTCGGGAGACACCGCCCGTCCCTGCTGGGACGCGGTGTCGAAGAGGGTCAGTGGTCCGCTCTGACCAGGGAGCTCGGGCAGGACAGGCGAGGACCATGACTTCACAGCGGGCAGCCTACGGCGTCACCAGAGAGGCCACGGGAGGGGCGTCCGGCCCGCCGGTGGCACCGGGAACGTTCCACGCTGCAACAGCCTGTCGACCCGGTTGCTGAGCGCATCCACCTCGTCCTCAGTCAGGACAGGGGCGAGGTCAGCGGCGAGCGAGCCGTCCGCGAGCGCCGCGGCCAGGCGTTGCAGCCGGCCACGGTCATCCTCCGGCAGCGGGTCACCGGCCCAGCCCCAGAGGATCGTGCGCAGCTTGGGCTCGGCATGGCAGGTGATGCCGTGGTCGATGGCCCAGAGCTGGTCACCGTCCTCGATGAGATGGCTGCCCTTGCGGTCGGCGTTGTTGATGACGATGTCGAGCACCGCGAGCGAGGCCAGTCGCGGGTCGTCGGCGTGCGAGAGCGCGACCGGGCCGTCGTCCTGCAGCTCCAGCGCCACGATCGGCAGGAAGCCCTCCGCCAGGTCCGCCACCGGGTCCAACCGAACCAGTGAGATCGCGTCCTCGGGCTCCAGCGGTCCGACCCAGCGTTGCACCGAGCCTGGTCCGAGGGGGCCGTCGCGCAGGACGGTCTCCGGGATGTGGGTCCAGCCACCCGCCCGAGCGATCAGGTAGGTCGCGAGCTCGCGTCCGGCCAGCGTCCCGTCCGGGAAGTCCCACAGATCACGTTCGCCGCGAATCGGCTTGTAGACCGCGGTAACTCGCTCGTCGGCCGCGTCGACCCAGACCCGCAGCGCGAGGTTGGATGCCTCAACGAGCTGGCCCTCGACCTCGACCTCGCCGGTCGCGAGGACAGATTCGATGTCCACCGCTCAGCGGCGGTAGCCGTTGGCGCGCGGACAGATGTGACCCTCGGTGTCGAGCGGGCCACCGCAGAACGGGCAGGGCGGTCGGCCCTGCGCGACAGCGGCCAGGCTGCGCCGGGCGAACTCGCGGGCGTCGGCCGGCCCGACGATGACGCGCAGCACGGAGGAGTCCGGTTGGGTGACCTCGACCAGCTCGTCGCCCTCCTCGGAGGGTTCGAGCTGCACCTCACCGTCGTGGCACTCGATGACGACCGCGTGCCGCGCTTCCTCCCACGCGAGGCTCAAGGTGCCGACACGGAACTCGTCCTCGATCGGCGTGCTCAGCGGAGCGTTGTCCTCCGGCGCCGGCGGTGCGTCCGCGGCCGCGCCGACCTCATCGAGCAGCTCGTTCACGCGATCGGCCAGCACTTCGACCTGTTGCTTCTCCAGGGACACCGAGGTGACCCTACGGCCCTGAGAGACCTGCAGGAAGAAGGTGCGTTGGCCGGGCGGACCGACCGTGCCGGAGATGAACCGGTCCGGTCGGTCGTACTCGATGACGGGCATGGACCGAGCCTAATCCGCAGCGCCGGTCTCGCCGCCAGGGGTCGCATCGCTCGCCCGCGCCTGCTCCTCGGTCGGCGGCCGCAGGTCCTCGATCGAGGCGCCGTTGTCGTTGGTGCGTACGACGAACGGCCGGCTCTCGGTGTAGCGCACGGCCGAGACCGACGCCGGATTGACGGTGATCCGTTGGAAGAGATCGAGGTGCGTACCGAGGGCGTCGGCCAGCACCGCCTTGATGATGTCGCCGTGCGAGATGGCTGCCCAGACCGCACGAGCGCCGTGCTCGGCCTCCACCTGCGCGTCGATCCGTCGTACGGCTGCCACGGCTCGGGCCTGCATCTGGGCCATCGACTCGTTCTCGAAGTCGGGTGACGGCGGGAAGGTGACTGCGGACGGCTGCTGCTGCACGATCTTCCAGAGCGGCTCCTGCGCCAGGTCCTTGATCGAGTGTCCTGTCCAGGCGCCGTAGCGGCACTCCCCCAGTCCGTCCTCGGTCACGACCTCGAGCTCGCGGCCGCTCACGAGGGCGCTAGCCGTCTCCCGGCAGCGCTGGAGCGGGCTGGAGACGAGGCGCACGAGCGGAAGGTCGTGCAGCCGCTGTGCGACGCCCTCGACCTGCTGCTGTCCGGTGTCGTCGAGACCGACGCCCTCGGACCAGCCGGCGAGCACACCGGAGGTGTTTGCGGTCGTACGTCCATGGCGGATGAGGAGGACGGTGGGCACTCGGTCACTGTACGGGTGCGTGCGCTGGAGGGCCGGGCGTGGTGACATAGGCCAGTGATCGTGGACCAGGCCGTCTATCGCGACGGCAAGCGACTCCAGTGCGGGGATCTCAGCGACGAGCTGGACCAGCTGCACAAGGAGAAGGCCGGGTTCCTCTGGATCGGGCTCAAGGACCCGACTCTGGAGGAGTTCGACCTGGTCAAGGACGAGCTCGACCTCCATCCGTTAGCCGTCGAGGACGCCGTCACCGGCGACCAGCGGCCCAAGGTCGAGCGCTATCCCAACGGCAACCTGTTCGTCGTCATGAAGACGCTGAGCTACGTCGAGGAGACCTCGGACGTGGAGACCGGCGAGGTGATGCTCTTCATCGGCGAGCGCTTCGCGGTGACCGTACGCCGGGGCGAGCCCGCTCCCCTCGCTCCCGTCCGGGCGGCCCTGGAGCATGCGCCCGAGCTGCTCGCGCACGGCCCGGTCGCGGTGCTCTACTCCGTGATGGACGCTGTGGTCGACAACTACATGCGCATCGACGACGAGCTCGCCGATGACCTGGACCGCATCGAGCGGGACGTCTTCTCGGCTGACCGCACCACCAACGTCCAGGAGATCTACTCCCTCAAACGTGAGGTGCTGGAGACCCGCCGAGCCGCGCTGCCCCTGGTGGAGCCGCTCATGCGCATGCTGAAGGCCGGGCTGCTCCCGAAGGAGGCGCTGCCGTTCTTCCGCGACATCAACGACCACCTGCTGCGGGTCGTGGACCACATCGAAACCTACGACCGGTTGCTCACCGACGTGCTCAACGCCCACCTGGCGCAGGTGTCGGTGCAGCAGAACGGCGATATGCGCAAGATCTCGGCCTGGGTGGCGGTGGCGGCGTTCCCGACCATGGTGGCCGGCATCTACGGCATGAACTTCTCCGGCATGCCAGAGCTCACGGCCTCCTTCGACATCGGCGGCTCGGAGTACTACTACGGCTACTTCGTCGTGCTCGCGTTCATCGTCGTCGGCTGTGTGTTCATCTACCGAGCATTCAAGAAGTCTGGCTGGCTCTGACGGTCTAGCTGGGTCCGCCCACGGACGTGAGCTTCTCCGGGTTGCGGACGCAGTAGATCGCGGTGACGCGGTCGCCGCGGACCTCCATCGAGGTGACCTGGTCGATCACGCCGTCCAGGTGTACGACCACGGCCGGCATGCCGTTGTAGACGCCGACCCGGATGTCCATCTCGCCCATCCCGGCGCCTTTGGTGAGCAGCCCGAGGACGAGCCGCGCGACCTTCTCCTGGCCCTCGACCGGCCGTCGTACGGTCGTGACGACGCCGCCACCGTCCCCGATGAAGACGACATCCGGGGCCAGCGCCTTCATCAGCCCGTCGATGTCGCCGGTGGCCGCGGCCGCCATGAACCGCTCCGCGACAATCTGTGCCTCGGCCGGCGTGGCGACCGCTGTCTGCCGTCGCTCGTGCACGCGCTCACGGGCGCGATGGTTGATCTGGCGTACGGCTGCCTCGGTCTTGTCGACCGCGGCCGCGATCTCGGGATAGCTGAAGGCGAACACTTCGCGGAGCACGAACACCGCACGCTGAGTCGGGTTCAACGTCTCCAGCACGAGCATCATCGCCGTCGTCACGGCCTCGCCGGTCAGGACGTGGTCGACGCTGTCCGGGGACGTCTCGATCGGCTCGGGGAGCCAGGGGCCGACGTAGTCCTCCCGCCGGCGGGACGCCGCCCGCAGCATCGTGAGCGCCTGCCGGGTAACGATCTTCGCGAGGTAGGCCCGCGGGTGCTCCACCGTTGTCTGATCGACCGACTGCCAGCGCAGGTACGAGTCCTGCACGGCGTCCTCGGCCGCTGTCACCGAGCCGAGGATCTCGTAGGCGATCGAGAACAGCAGCGGTCGGTGACTCGTGAACTCCTCGGCAGTCACCGTGCCCCCGGCAGCCAGACGTAACGGGCGGTCCGCGGCCCGTAGGCCGCGTAGCGGCAGACGACTTCCTTGACGAGCGACGCGAGCCGGCCAGAGACGTACAAGCGTCGCGGCGAGTCATCGCGTCGGCACACCTGTGCCACGGCATCGCGCCGACCGAGACTGACGTTCTGCCCGACGTATCCCATCGAGTACGGCTTGGGCCGGGCTCCGGAGATCATGCGCGCCAACGTATCCGCGGCATGAGCACCCTGGGGCGCGGCCGTCGCACACGCCATCCGCATGCCAGGAACGGCGGCACAGTCACCGACGACGAAGACCCGCGGGTCGGTCACGCTGCGCAGGTACTCGTCCACGATCGCGCGACCCTCGGCGTTGACCGCAAGGCCGCTGCGTCCGGGCAGGTCTGCCCTGCTCGACACGATCGCCCACAGGGTGAGGTCTGAGTCCAGCATCGCCCCGGAGCCGAGCGTCAGGACGTCATGCTCTCCGGGGATGGCGTCCACCTCGGCGACGGTCTCTTCGAAGACCTCGACACCCAGCCGGTCGAGCGCCCGATGCACCCGCTCACGAGCCCCGGCCGACAGGCTCGCGGCGATCGTCCCCGCCACGAGCCGTACCTCCAGGTCCGGGCGGGCCTCGGCGATCTCGGACGCTGTCTCGAGCCCGGTCAGTCCTCCGCCGACGACGGTGACGACGCTGCCCTCCGCCAGCTCGGCCATGGCCGCGCGGGCCTGCTCGGCCCCCTCCCAGGTCCCGACCGGGATCGTGCCGGGCATCGGCGTGACCGTGCTGCCCACCGCAAGGAACAGGTAGTCGAAGTCGAGGCTCTCGCCATCGGTCAGCGTCAGAGAGCCTTCCCCCACCTTGTCGACCTCGCCGATCGTCATCGCGATGCCCTCCTGGAGGGCATTCACCAGCGGTGTCGCCGCGGTGCCGGACCCGGCCACCTGCTGGTGCAGTCGTACTCGTTCGACGAACTCAGGGCGTGGGTTGACCACCGTGATCTCGACGTCCTCGGCTTTCTTGGCCAGTCGATTCGCTGCGAGCGTCCCTGCGTAACCGGCGCCTACCACCACGACCTTCATACCTGCCTCCTGCGTGAGTCCGATCGGTCGTAGATGGGATGCCGCCCAGACCGCTCCTGTGACAGGTGCGGTCGTGACGTACGTCACGTCTTGACCGCGGACTCAGCCTGCCGCGTACGCCTTCGCGATCCGGGCGCCCAGCCGCGCGTTGTTCTTCACGAGGGCGATGTTGGCGACCAGGCTGGTGCCGCCGGTGAGCTCGACGATCCTCCCGAGGAGGTACGGCGTCGCGTCCTTGCCGTGGATACCGAGCCTGTCGAGGTCGGCCAGCGCCTGCTCGATGGTCGCGTCCATCTCACCGGCGGGGATCTCGTCGGCTTCGGGGATCGGATTGACGACGGCCAACCCGCCGGCGATACCGAGGTCCCATTTCGCGGCCATGACAGCCGCCACCTGCTCGGGGGCGTCGGCGCGCGCCGGTGCACGGTGGCCGCTCTGGCGCGAGAAGAAGGCCGGGAAGTCGTCGGTCCCGTAGGCCAGCACGGGAACGCTCAGCGTCTCCAGCGTCTCCAGCGTCAGGCCGATGTCGAGGATGCTCTTGACGCCGGCCGAGACGACGGCGACGTCGGTGAGCGACAGCTCGGTGAGGTCCGCGCTGACGTCGAAAGTCCGCTCTGCTCCTCGGTGTACGCCACCCAGCCCCCCGGTCACGAACACCCGGATCCCGGCGAGCGCGGCGAGTCGCATCGTGGCGGCGACGGTGGTCGCGCCGTGACCGCCGGCTGCGACGACCGTCGGGATGTCCCGCACGCTGACCTTGCTCACGGCGTCGCTGGTGGCCAGCAGCTCGAGATCGTCCGAGCCGAGGCCGATCCGAGGCCGTCCGTCGAGGATCGCGATCGTCGCGGGCACCGCGCCCTCCTCACGGATGATCGCCTCGACCTCGACCGCCATGGCGACGTTCTGCGGGTAGGGCATGCCGTGACTGATGATCGTGCTCTCGAGCGCCACCACTGGGCGACTGTCTCGCAACGCCTGCGCCACCTCGTCGGTGACGGTGAGAGAAGGGTGCGGCGTCATGCGTGCTCCTGGGTGAGGGCCGAGCGGATCAGCCGGTCGGTGAGGTCGGGACGGACGGTGTGGGTGGACGCGACGGTCAGGGTGGCCGCCGCCTGGCCGAGCCGAGCGGCCACGGCGAGCTCGTCGCCCGCCAGCAGCCCGTGGCAGAAGCCCGCGAGCATCGCGTCGCCCGCGCCCGTGACGTCCTGCACCTCCGTCGTCGGTGCGGCGATGCGCGTCGTCGTGCCGTCGTGGGAAGCCAGGACCGAGCCGCCCTCTCCGAGACGCACCCAGACGTGCTGTACGCCGCGAGCGTGCAGATCGCCGATCGCCGCGCTCAGCTGGCGCTCGGTCCGTGTCGGCAGGCCGGTCAGGGCGGCCAGCTCGTCGCGGTTGGGCGTCACGGCGAACACCACCTGACCGGCGACCAGATGAGGAGCGAGGAGCCCGGCCTTGGCCACGCTGACGGGCTCGACGACCACCCGCACCTGCGCTGCAGTGGCGAGGCCGAGCGCGTGCGCGAACGTCGGTGCAGCCAGGTTGCCGTCGAGGACCACGACGCCCGCGGTCGTGATGACGTCCCGGCCGGCACCGAGGTGCTCGGGGGCGAGGGCGTCGGTGGCGCTCATGTCGGCCACCGCGACCAACAGCTCACCGTCGGCGTCCAGCACAGCGGCGTACGTGCCGGTCGGCAGGTCGGTGCGGTGCACGTAGTCCAGTCGTACGCCCGCCGCGGCGGTCTCGGCCAGCAGGGTGTCGCCGAAAGGGTCCCGCCCCACGGCGGCGATGAGGTGCGTACGGGTGCCGAGGCGGGCCAGGTTTTCCGCGATGTTGCGGCCCACGCCGCCCGACGACATCGACGCATGGCCGGGGTTGCTGGTCCCCGGTGTCGCCTTGGCACCGCTGCGCGCCTTGAGGTCGACGTTGGCACCGCCGATCACGACGACACCGGGCTGCTCGCTCAGCAGATAGCCGCGGCCGAGGATGACGCCCTTCTTGCCGAGGTTGGAAAGGTGCACGTTGACCGCGGCCCGGGTCATGCTCAACCGTTCGGCCATCGCCGCCGACCCGATCATCGGGTCCCGTCGGAGCAGCTCGACGACCTGCTGTTCGCGCTCGGTCAGGTTCATGCTTGCCACACTAAGGTGTACTTACTGCAATAAGTACGCCTTTTCGCTCAACCGGTCAGTCCGCGAGGCCTTCCTGCTCCAGCAGCTCGGCCATCGCCCGGACGGTGCGCAGCCGCTGCTCGAGGTCGTCCCCGTAGGGCGCGACGCAGAGCGTGGTGACGCCAGCTTCGGCGTAGCGGTGCATCCGGTCGGCGATCCGCGCCCGGTCGCCGACCAGCGCTGTCGCGTCAAGGAATTCGCGCGAGAGAGCGGCCGCTGCGTCGCGCGGT includes these proteins:
- the mshC gene encoding cysteine--1-D-myo-inosityl 2-amino-2-deoxy-alpha-D-glucopyranoside ligase, with the protein product MKSWSSPVLPELPGQSGPLTLFDTASQQGRAVSPEGTARMYVCGITPYDATHLGHAATYVTFDLVNRALRAAGHDVHYVQNTTDIDDPLLERAERDGVAWQDLATSEIQLFHDDMTALRVLAPDHYVGVVETMPQHVETVTRLLSSGAAYALAVDPSEAGQEGVQDIYLDLAQQPSFGEVSHWSREQMMDVFADRGGDPDRVGKHDQLDPLLWHGVRPGEPSWDGGAAGPGRPGWHIECTTLALNLLGDGFDVQGGGSDLIFPHHEMSAVQAAALTGHTPFAQVYAHQGMVGYDGEKMSKSKGNLVRVSDLRRDGIDPMAVRLVLLAQHYRTDWEYTDSLLKQASERLERWRDAIAADRGPAAEPVVEAIRGFLADDLHSERALEVVDAWVAEAGRESETHVDGPGQQLSAALDTLLGVRL
- a CDS encoding SCO1664 family protein, encoding MDIESVLATGEVEVEGQLVEASNLALRVWVDAADERVTAVYKPIRGERDLWDFPDGTLAGRELATYLIARAGGWTHIPETVLRDGPLGPGSVQRWVGPLEPEDAISLVRLDPVADLAEGFLPIVALELQDDGPVALSHADDPRLASLAVLDIVINNADRKGSHLIEDGDQLWAIDHGITCHAEPKLRTILWGWAGDPLPEDDRGRLQRLAAALADGSLAADLAPVLTEDEVDALSNRVDRLLQRGTFPVPPAGRTPLPWPLW
- a CDS encoding DUF3090 domain-containing protein, which produces MPVIEYDRPDRFISGTVGPPGQRTFFLQVSQGRRVTSVSLEKQQVEVLADRVNELLDEVGAAADAPPAPEDNAPLSTPIEDEFRVGTLSLAWEEARHAVVIECHDGEVQLEPSEEGDELVEVTQPDSSVLRVIVGPADAREFARRSLAAVAQGRPPCPFCGGPLDTEGHICPRANGYRR
- a CDS encoding histidine phosphatase family protein, whose protein sequence is MPTVLLIRHGRTTANTSGVLAGWSEGVGLDDTGQQQVEGVAQRLHDLPLVRLVSSPLQRCRETASALVSGRELEVVTEDGLGECRYGAWTGHSIKDLAQEPLWKIVQQQPSAVTFPPSPDFENESMAQMQARAVAAVRRIDAQVEAEHGARAVWAAISHGDIIKAVLADALGTHLDLFQRITVNPASVSAVRYTESRPFVVRTNDNGASIEDLRPPTEEQARASDATPGGETGAAD
- a CDS encoding magnesium and cobalt transport protein CorA — protein: MIVDQAVYRDGKRLQCGDLSDELDQLHKEKAGFLWIGLKDPTLEEFDLVKDELDLHPLAVEDAVTGDQRPKVERYPNGNLFVVMKTLSYVEETSDVETGEVMLFIGERFAVTVRRGEPAPLAPVRAALEHAPELLAHGPVAVLYSVMDAVVDNYMRIDDELADDLDRIERDVFSADRTTNVQEIYSLKREVLETRRAALPLVEPLMRMLKAGLLPKEALPFFRDINDHLLRVVDHIETYDRLLTDVLNAHLAQVSVQQNGDMRKISAWVAVAAFPTMVAGIYGMNFSGMPELTASFDIGGSEYYYGYFVVLAFIVVGCVFIYRAFKKSGWL
- a CDS encoding RNA polymerase sigma-70 factor — translated: MTAEEFTSHRPLLFSIAYEILGSVTAAEDAVQDSYLRWQSVDQTTVEHPRAYLAKIVTRQALTMLRAASRRREDYVGPWLPEPIETSPDSVDHVLTGEAVTTAMMLVLETLNPTQRAVFVLREVFAFSYPEIAAAVDKTEAAVRQINHRARERVHERRQTAVATPAEAQIVAERFMAAAATGDIDGLMKALAPDVVFIGDGGGVVTTVRRPVEGQEKVARLVLGLLTKGAGMGEMDIRVGVYNGMPAVVVHLDGVIDQVTSMEVRGDRVTAIYCVRNPEKLTSVGGPS
- a CDS encoding NAD(P)/FAD-dependent oxidoreductase, whose amino-acid sequence is MKVVVVGAGYAGTLAANRLAKKAEDVEITVVNPRPEFVERVRLHQQVAGSGTAATPLVNALQEGIAMTIGEVDKVGEGSLTLTDGESLDFDYLFLAVGSTVTPMPGTIPVGTWEGAEQARAAMAELAEGSVVTVVGGGLTGLETASEIAEARPDLEVRLVAGTIAASLSAGARERVHRALDRLGVEVFEETVAEVDAIPGEHDVLTLGSGAMLDSDLTLWAIVSSRADLPGRSGLAVNAEGRAIVDEYLRSVTDPRVFVVGDCAAVPGMRMACATAAPQGAHAADTLARMISGARPKPYSMGYVGQNVSLGRRDAVAQVCRRDDSPRRLYVSGRLASLVKEVVCRYAAYGPRTARYVWLPGAR
- a CDS encoding pseudouridine-5'-phosphate glycosidase, with translation MTPHPSLTVTDEVAQALRDSRPVVALESTIISHGMPYPQNVAMAVEVEAIIREEGAVPATIAILDGRPRIGLGSDDLELLATSDAVSKVSVRDIPTVVAAGGHGATTVAATMRLAALAGIRVFVTGGLGGVHRGAERTFDVSADLTELSLTDVAVVSAGVKSILDIGLTLETLETLSVPVLAYGTDDFPAFFSRQSGHRAPARADAPEQVAAVMAAKWDLGIAGGLAVVNPIPEADEIPAGEMDATIEQALADLDRLGIHGKDATPYLLGRIVELTGGTSLVANIALVKNNARLGARIAKAYAAG
- a CDS encoding carbohydrate kinase, with product MNLTEREQQVVELLRRDPMIGSAAMAERLSMTRAAVNVHLSNLGKKGVILGRGYLLSEQPGVVVIGGANVDLKARSGAKATPGTSNPGHASMSSGGVGRNIAENLARLGTRTHLIAAVGRDPFGDTLLAETAAAGVRLDYVHRTDLPTGTYAAVLDADGELLVAVADMSATDALAPEHLGAGRDVITTAGVVVLDGNLAAPTFAHALGLATAAQVRVVVEPVSVAKAGLLAPHLVAGQVVFAVTPNRDELAALTGLPTRTERQLSAAIGDLHARGVQHVWVRLGEGGSVLASHDGTTTRIAAPTTEVQDVTGAGDAMLAGFCHGLLAGDELAVAARLGQAAATLTVASTHTVRPDLTDRLIRSALTQEHA